From one Verrucomicrobiota bacterium genomic stretch:
- the ychF gene encoding redox-regulated ATPase YchF: protein MLQAGIVGLPNVGKSTLFNALIRARRAPAENYPFCTIDPNVGMVEVPEPRLKVLQPIAKTDKLVPAAIEFVDIAGLVAGANRGEGLGNKFLANIREVDAIVHVARCFENDDIVHSSGSIDPIRDIEIVNTELILADLQSVESQLAKVLKKARSGDAESIKAAALLERLQQHLNAGNPARSLDVDEEESALLKTFHLLSAKPVLYACNVSETELQGNTHTQSVMEYAQKQHAACCIICGQLEADLIDFTPEEAQRYLADLGVPESGVAQLIRATYRLLGLASFLTAGEKEVKAWTFRLGMKAPQCAGVIHGDFEKGFIKAEVVSYEDLVAAGSFNAAKEAGKYRLEGRDYEVRDGDVIIFRFNV, encoded by the coding sequence ATGTTACAGGCCGGTATTGTAGGGCTGCCCAACGTGGGGAAAAGTACACTTTTTAACGCGTTAATTCGGGCGCGTCGTGCGCCCGCCGAAAACTATCCCTTCTGTACGATCGATCCGAACGTAGGGATGGTTGAAGTTCCCGAACCTCGTCTCAAGGTCTTACAGCCCATTGCGAAAACGGATAAACTCGTCCCTGCAGCGATTGAATTTGTGGACATCGCGGGTCTTGTTGCGGGAGCCAATCGAGGTGAGGGTCTTGGCAATAAATTTTTAGCGAACATTCGGGAAGTCGACGCAATTGTCCACGTTGCGCGTTGTTTTGAAAATGATGATATCGTCCACAGTTCCGGCAGTATTGATCCGATTCGCGATATTGAAATTGTCAATACAGAGCTCATTTTAGCCGATCTACAATCCGTTGAAAGTCAGCTCGCCAAGGTGTTGAAAAAAGCACGATCTGGCGATGCCGAGTCGATTAAAGCAGCAGCCCTACTAGAACGCCTTCAACAACACCTCAATGCCGGCAATCCCGCACGTTCGCTCGACGTCGATGAAGAGGAGAGTGCTTTATTAAAAACCTTTCATCTACTTTCAGCAAAGCCCGTACTCTATGCCTGTAATGTTTCTGAAACTGAATTGCAGGGTAATACTCATACCCAATCTGTTATGGAATATGCCCAAAAGCAACATGCGGCATGCTGTATTATTTGCGGCCAACTAGAGGCCGACCTCATTGATTTTACACCCGAAGAAGCACAGCGCTATCTAGCGGATCTCGGTGTTCCAGAAAGTGGTGTGGCCCAACTCATTCGCGCAACTTACCGTCTTTTGGGACTTGCTTCATTTCTGACGGCGGGTGAAAAAGAAGTGAAAGCGTGGACCTTCCGATTAGGGATGAAGGCACCACAGTGCGCAGGCGTTATCCATGGCGACTTCGAAAAAGGCTTCATTAAAGCAGAGGTTGTGAGCTATGAGGATCTTGTGGCAGCGGGTTCTTTTAATGCGGCGAAGGAAGCAGGGAAGTACCGTTTAGAGGGTCGCGACTATGAAGTTAGGGATGGCGATGTCATCATTTTTCGTTTTAATGTTTGA
- a CDS encoding LptF/LptG family permease has protein sequence MRCAQSRETYVKQLYQYIARRFVGYLLLSILFFSGLLLVGRMMKDMMTLLIEGKLSLAHGVWLGIMLLPSVAAYALPFGFVSATLLTLGELSADREYIALRGAGISPLKIFSPILYLSIVGVVLALTVNFHYAPRAISSAKVRIQSIIREEPLRFIAPQKFIRDFPGYVLFVRAIDGDQLRGFRIWEFDEKDRMRTFIEAKQGSLVYDSGNNALQLTLLQGTIQHQEPEAKEWPLISFEKLTLSLSMAKIFQNNLEKRKIRNMTYGEMCALKNQAERDDDRSLLMEVHVGFQMKAAMAFGILALVLMAIPLSIRFARRETSANAAIAFLICVGYYVTMMLLSFLTKRPQLRPDLLLWLPNIVLSGLGIWGIRKLCCR, from the coding sequence ATGCGGTGTGCGCAAAGTAGAGAAACATACGTGAAGCAGCTTTACCAGTATATTGCGCGACGATTTGTAGGGTATTTACTGCTTTCCATTCTATTTTTTTCCGGCCTATTGCTCGTGGGGCGTATGATGAAGGACATGATGACGCTTCTCATCGAAGGCAAGCTATCATTGGCGCATGGGGTGTGGCTCGGCATTATGTTATTGCCTTCGGTGGCCGCGTACGCCTTGCCCTTTGGCTTTGTGTCGGCGACCTTATTGACGCTTGGTGAGCTCTCGGCAGACAGAGAGTACATTGCGCTTCGAGGTGCGGGGATTTCGCCGTTGAAAATTTTTTCACCAATTTTGTATCTATCAATTGTTGGCGTTGTTTTGGCCTTAACAGTAAACTTCCATTACGCGCCACGGGCGATTTCATCCGCAAAAGTTCGTATTCAAAGTATTATCCGGGAAGAGCCGTTACGGTTTATCGCGCCGCAGAAATTTATCCGCGATTTTCCAGGATACGTACTGTTTGTCCGCGCAATTGATGGCGATCAACTACGCGGTTTTCGCATTTGGGAATTTGATGAAAAGGATCGCATGCGAACATTTATCGAAGCGAAACAGGGTTCTCTGGTCTACGATTCGGGAAATAATGCGCTCCAATTGACATTACTTCAGGGAACCATTCAACATCAAGAGCCCGAAGCGAAAGAATGGCCGCTCATCTCGTTTGAAAAACTGACGCTGAGTTTGTCGATGGCGAAAATTTTCCAAAACAACTTAGAAAAGCGGAAAATCCGTAACATGACCTACGGCGAGATGTGTGCATTGAAGAATCAGGCGGAGCGGGATGACGATCGTAGTCTTCTCATGGAAGTCCACGTTGGATTTCAAATGAAGGCGGCGATGGCGTTTGGAATTTTAGCGTTAGTTCTTATGGCGATCCCGCTCTCGATCCGTTTTGCACGACGAGAAACCTCGGCGAATGCGGCGATTGCCTTTCTGATTTGTGTTGGCTATTATGTTACCATGATGCTCCTCTCGTTCCTTACCAAACGACCCCAGCTACGGCCGGATTTACTCTTATGGTTGCCCAATATTGTGTTAAGTGGCCTTGGAATTTGGGGCATACGTAAGCTTTGTTGTCGTTAA
- the infA gene encoding translation initiation factor IF-1, with protein MADDCIEVTGKVVAVLPGTMFRVALENGHQVLAHISGKLRKNFIRLAVGDRVHMEMNPHDLERARITFRVKNAVVQKNAPIRSFGPGRSSR; from the coding sequence ATGGCCGATGATTGTATCGAAGTGACCGGAAAAGTTGTTGCGGTGTTACCGGGGACTATGTTTCGCGTCGCCCTCGAAAATGGACACCAAGTTTTAGCACATATTTCTGGAAAACTGAGAAAAAATTTCATCCGCCTTGCGGTCGGTGATCGCGTCCATATGGAAATGAATCCGCATGACCTCGAGCGCGCACGCATTACGTTTCGCGTTAAGAATGCGGTTGTACAAAAAAATGCTCCGATCCGTAGCTTTGGACCTGGGCGTTCTTCTCGTTAG
- the mnmE gene encoding tRNA uridine-5-carboxymethylaminomethyl(34) synthesis GTPase MnmE has protein sequence MPATIVALATPLGVSAIAKIRISGPLVKTLCTQHFPQKQTLISHQAFLAHYTNINGQILDQVIAIFFDAAHSYTGEDALEIDCHGNPLLIHLLIEDLIASGCQMAGPGEFTQRAYLNHHIDLCQAEAVLDVIHATNEAALTTAQRQLQGALSHEITRLSEDLLNLLAELEAAIDFSDEDLPISSDIPLQIEASLQRIDGILQTHHYRERLLHGVAIAIIGAPNAGKSSLLNALLGEERALVSAIPGTTRDFIRENLILDGIYIHIIDTAGLRETRDSVEQLGIEKTLQNIRTADLCLLVIDQNDPKIPDSNILQGLTECILVWNKSDLPKRQEIKVPSKLNDFPSVTLSAKNQKNIAQLKSAISSYVRAKALLPPESAIVINERHREIFEKTRTFLRSAYEAFQNHQAYELCASDIRQSLEQLGYIVGRYNTEAMLGKIFERFCVGK, from the coding sequence ATGCCAGCGACCATTGTCGCACTCGCGACACCGCTTGGGGTTTCTGCCATTGCGAAAATCCGCATCAGTGGGCCTCTTGTCAAAACACTTTGTACCCAGCATTTTCCTCAAAAACAAACACTCATTTCTCACCAGGCATTTTTAGCGCACTACACGAATATTAACGGTCAAATCCTCGACCAAGTGATTGCAATTTTTTTCGATGCCGCACACTCCTACACAGGTGAAGATGCTTTAGAGATTGATTGTCACGGGAATCCGCTCCTCATCCACCTTTTGATTGAAGACCTAATCGCTTCGGGATGTCAAATGGCGGGGCCCGGCGAATTTACGCAGCGCGCCTACCTGAACCACCACATCGATCTCTGCCAAGCGGAAGCGGTTTTGGATGTAATTCACGCAACCAACGAAGCCGCCCTAACAACGGCGCAACGGCAACTGCAAGGCGCTCTCAGTCACGAAATTACCCGCCTCAGCGAAGATCTTCTCAATCTACTGGCCGAACTCGAAGCTGCCATCGATTTTTCCGACGAAGATTTGCCGATATCCTCGGATATCCCGCTGCAAATTGAAGCCTCACTTCAACGCATCGATGGAATTCTTCAAACGCACCACTACCGCGAGCGCCTCCTTCATGGTGTTGCTATTGCGATCATCGGAGCGCCCAATGCGGGGAAAAGTAGTTTACTCAATGCTCTCCTCGGTGAAGAGCGTGCACTTGTAAGCGCCATTCCCGGTACAACACGCGATTTTATCCGCGAAAACCTCATATTGGACGGCATTTACATTCACATTATCGACACAGCCGGACTACGTGAAACTCGAGATTCCGTCGAGCAACTCGGGATCGAAAAAACGCTTCAAAACATCCGCACCGCTGATCTCTGTTTACTTGTAATCGACCAAAACGACCCGAAAATTCCAGACTCAAACATTCTTCAAGGACTCACGGAATGCATCCTCGTTTGGAACAAAAGCGATTTGCCGAAACGGCAAGAAATCAAAGTTCCTTCAAAATTGAACGATTTTCCATCCGTAACGCTCTCGGCAAAAAATCAGAAAAACATAGCGCAATTGAAATCGGCAATTTCATCCTATGTCCGGGCAAAGGCGCTGTTACCACCAGAATCGGCCATTGTTATCAACGAACGGCATCGAGAGATTTTTGAAAAAACGCGCACTTTTTTGCGCTCGGCATACGAAGCTTTCCAAAACCACCAGGCCTACGAGCTCTGCGCCAGTGATATTCGCCAAAGTCTCGAACAGCTCGGCTACATCGTCGGGCGCTACAATACGGAGGCGATGTTAGGAAAAATCTTCGAACGATTTTGTGTTGGGAAATAA
- a CDS encoding YbaK/EbsC family protein, whose protein sequence is MALEKVRTCFQWLDITDRIIEFDASIATVALAAQKLHCPPSRIAKTISFMTDHGVILIVTSGDTKIDNTKYRTQFGVKTKMLAPEEVEPLVGHAIGGVCPFAIHPEVKVYLDRSLQRFESIYPSCGSSNSTIELTISELERYSNYVAWIDVSKLMN, encoded by the coding sequence ATGGCACTCGAAAAAGTTAGGACATGTTTCCAGTGGCTCGACATCACTGATCGTATCATTGAATTTGACGCTTCCATTGCGACCGTCGCTTTAGCGGCCCAAAAGCTTCACTGCCCTCCTAGCCGTATTGCGAAAACCATTTCCTTCATGACGGATCATGGCGTGATATTAATCGTCACGTCGGGCGACACAAAAATCGATAATACGAAATATCGAACGCAATTTGGTGTTAAAACTAAAATGCTTGCGCCCGAAGAGGTCGAGCCGCTCGTTGGCCATGCGATCGGCGGAGTTTGTCCGTTTGCGATTCATCCCGAGGTAAAGGTCTATCTCGACCGCTCGCTACAACGCTTCGAAAGCATTTATCCTTCCTGTGGAAGCAGCAATAGCACGATCGAACTGACCATTTCAGAACTTGAGCGCTATTCCAATTACGTGGCGTGGATTGATGTTTCTAAGCTAATGAACTGA
- a CDS encoding SPFH domain-containing protein produces METLTTVLIGAVITIGVLLAFIAVIHQQECCIVERLGAFNRVLEPGLHFYIPIIETLSPRLSLRISQLDVKIETKTKDNVFIDLMVSVQYRILPAKVYEAFYKLNNPRKQIEAYVFDVVRAQVPKIDLDDVFEKKDDIADAVEGELKEAMDDFGYEIVKALVTDISPAGNVKAAMNEINASQRIRVAATEKGEAEKILKVKQAEAEAEACIKRAEAEAEACVLHGKGLAGQRYEIVSGLRGSVEEFIQNVPGLTEKDVMEMVLLIQYIDTLKEIAGSSKSNVIFVPNSPGNVADLTGQIRQSIIEAQQVGQLTPNPASKH; encoded by the coding sequence ATGGAAACTTTGACGACAGTCCTGATTGGTGCGGTGATAACGATAGGCGTTTTGCTTGCGTTTATTGCTGTAATCCATCAGCAGGAGTGTTGTATTGTTGAGCGTTTAGGGGCATTTAATCGCGTTCTAGAGCCGGGGTTACATTTTTATATTCCAATCATTGAGACGCTGAGCCCGCGGTTATCGCTGCGGATTTCACAACTCGATGTTAAAATCGAGACGAAAACGAAAGATAATGTATTTATCGATCTTATGGTCTCGGTACAATATCGCATTTTGCCGGCGAAGGTCTATGAGGCATTTTATAAACTCAATAACCCGAGAAAGCAAATTGAAGCCTACGTTTTTGATGTTGTGCGCGCGCAGGTACCCAAAATTGATCTAGATGATGTTTTCGAAAAGAAAGACGATATTGCGGATGCAGTGGAGGGAGAATTGAAAGAGGCGATGGATGATTTCGGTTATGAAATCGTCAAAGCGCTCGTTACGGATATTTCTCCCGCTGGTAATGTCAAAGCGGCGATGAATGAGATCAATGCGTCGCAAAGAATTCGTGTTGCGGCAACGGAAAAAGGGGAGGCTGAAAAAATTCTCAAGGTAAAACAAGCCGAGGCGGAAGCCGAAGCGTGTATCAAGCGTGCGGAAGCCGAAGCAGAAGCGTGTGTGCTTCACGGTAAAGGTCTTGCTGGGCAGCGCTATGAAATTGTCTCCGGATTGCGCGGTTCCGTTGAGGAATTTATTCAAAATGTTCCCGGTTTGACCGAGAAGGATGTTATGGAGATGGTCCTTCTGATCCAGTATATCGATACGCTGAAAGAGATCGCGGGATCTTCGAAATCCAATGTCATTTTTGTTCCCAATTCGCCTGGAAACGTGGCTGATCTCACAGGCCAGATCCGTCAGTCGATTATCGAGGCGCAGCAAGTCGGCCAATTAACGCCGAATCCGGCATCGAAACATTAG